One bacterium genomic window, CGGGTGCTGGCGCTCGCCGGACGAACCACCGGAGCCGGCCCGTGTGGCGTGTCGGCCGCGCGCGCGGTGGGCCCCCACCCGACAGGTGGCGTGCCTAACTGGACGCTCGCCGCCCTGACGGCGGCCTGCCCGCCGGGGGACGGGCCGCCGCTGCTGGCGGTCGCCGGCGCTCTGCACCCGCGGCTGGGCGCCTGCGCCTGCGTCGCGGCGCTGGCTGGGGCCGGCGCGGACGAGCTCGCGGCCGCCGTGAAGTCGCCGCAAGCGCTGCTGGACCGGGCCCGCCGCGCGGCCGTCGAAGGACCGTGGCTGCTGGTGGACCTCACCGTGGCCGCGGCGCCCGACGGGCGCGCCGTGATGCGCAACCGGCTGCTGGCGGGGCGCGACCCGCTCGCCCTCGACGCGTGGACGGCGCGTTGCCTGGGCTGGGATCCCGGGACGATGCCGCTGCTGCGCGCCGCGCGCACCGCCGGTTGGCGGTGGGACGCGGACGGAAGCACCCTGGTCGGGGACCTCGACGGGCAGACCCGCTCCGACGCGGTGCCGCGCCCGTGGCGGCCCGAACGCCGCTGGGGATGGGTCCGCCGGATCGTCGCGTCGGGCAATCGTCGCGCCGCCGCGGCAAGGACGCCCTGGCACGCCCTGGGCGACGACGTCGCGGCAGGTCGCGACCCGGCATGGGAGGTCGCCGCCGATGCATGAGCACCGATCGCATCCCGAAGACAAGTCCGCCTGCCGTGCCGTGACGGTCGCGGCACCGGCCAAGGTCAACCTCCACCTCGAGGTCCTGCGCGCCCGCGCGGACGGCTACCATGAGATCGAGACGATCCTGCAGACCGTCTCGCTCTGCGACGAGGTCCGGGTCGATCTTCGCGATCGCGGCGCCGGCGGGCCGCCCCGGATCTCCCTGTCGGTCGAGCCCTTCGGCACCGCGCCCGAATCCTCCCTGAATCTGGCCTGGCAGGCGGCCGAACTGTTCTGCCGGACCTGCGGGCTCGGCGGCGAACTCGGGCTGAAGCTGATCAAGCGCATCCCCGCCGAAGCGGGACTAGGCGGGGGCAGCAGCGACGCCGCGGCGGTCCTGGTCGCCTGCAACCGTCTGTACGGAACCGGCCTGTCGCCCGAACGGCTCGAGGAGTTGGGAGCCGAACTGGGTTCCGACGTGCCGTTCTTCATCAGGGGGGGGACCCAGGTGGCGCGCGGCCGCGGCACCGACCTGCAGGCGCTGCCGGCCATCACCAAGGGCAAATTCCTGATCGTGAAGCCGGACATCGCGTTGCGGACTTCGGACGTCTATGCGGGCTTGAATATGGGATTGACATTGCGCAGCCCCAAGGTTAACATCCGTACCGTTGAGGCCCTAATCGCCCGTTTTCCAACGGGTTCCTGGTTCGGGGCGAATCGTCTGGAAGATGTCGTCCTGCCCACGCAACCCGCCCTGCAGCGACTCGTGCAGTCGTTGCGAGAGAACGCAACCGTGGCCCTGATGTGCGGCAGCGGTTCGGCGGTCTTCGCCGTCTACGGCGACGGACGCCGGCGGGAGTTGGCCCGGCAGGAGGCCGTGCAGCCCGGGTGGAATGCCTGGGACGTCGACCCCTGGCCTGGCGGTGTGCGCGTCAGGGACGACGCCGACCGCGAATGAGCCCGCGCCGGACGAGCCACCACGGAGAGGTGCTGTCTTGGAAATCACGGAGATCAGGATCACCCTGAGGGACGACGAGAAGCTGCGCGGTTTCGCGAGCATCACCCTGGACAACAGCTTTGTCGTGCGCGGCCTGAAGATCATCGAGGGCGCGACTGGCATGTTCGTCGCGATGCCGAACCGCCGCCGCAAGGACGGGACCTTCCAGGACATCGCGCACCCCATCAACATGTCCACCCGCGAGTGGATGGAGAACCTGATCATCGCCGCGTACAAGCAGGAGCTCCAGCGCGCCGAACGGGGCGAAGTGCCCATCCTCTCCGGCCGCCACGAGGACTCCGCCCTCGAGGAGAGCTTCTAGAGGTTCGACTCGCTGGGGCGTCGTCAAGTGGCAAGACACAAGGCTTTGGTCCTTGCATTCGCAGGTTCGAATCCTGCCGCCCCAGCCATCCCCCCCCGCGCCCCCGATTCCCTGTTTACCGCGCCCGCCCCTTGCCCTATCCTTGCGCCGCGTTCACGGCGTCCCGGCCGTCCGTCCCGCGCCCCCGCCCCTCGAAAGGACCCCCGTCCATGAACGAGCTCGTGCTGATCAGCGGCAACGCCCACCGCGGGATGGGGGAGCAGATCGCCGCCCACCTCGAGAAGTCCCTGCTCAGCGTCGAGGTCGCGCGCTTCTCCGACGGGGAGATCAACATCAAGATCAAGGAGAACATCCGCGGCACCGACGTGTTCATCATCCAGCCCACGCAGCCGCCGGCCGAGAACATGATGGAGCTGCTGCTGCTCATCGACGCGGTGCGGCGGGCTTCCTGCCGGCGGGTGACCGCGGTGCTGCCGTACTTCGGTTACGCGCGCCAGGACCGCAAGGACCAGCCGCGCGTGCCGATCGGGGCCCGTTTGATGGCCAACCTGATCACCACCGCGGGGGCGGACCGCGTGCTGACCATCGACCTGCACGCCCCCCAGATCCAGGGCTTCTTCGACATCCCGCTGGACCACCTCTACTCGGCGCCGGTCCTGCTCGAGCACTTCAAGGACCGTTCGCGCGAGAACCTCGCCGTGGTGGCGCCCGACGTCGGCAGCATCAAGATGGCCCGCTCCTTCGCCAAGCGCCTCGAGGCGCCGCTGTCGGTCATCGACAAGCGGCGGCCGCGCCCCAACGAGGCGGTGGTGATGAACTTCATCGGCGACGTGCGCGGGATGGACGTCATCATCTTCGACGACATGATCGACACCGCCGGCACCATCACCCAGGCGGCCGACGTCTGCGTGCAGAACGGCGCCGCGTCGGTCACGGCCTGCGCCACGCACCCGATCTTCTCGGGGCAGGCCCTCGAGCGCCTGGCGGCCTCGAGCGTGTCCGAGGTCGTGGTGAGCAACACGCTGCCCTTCAGCCGGGGGGCCGAGTGTCCCAAGGTGAAGGTCCTGGACCTCTCCGGCCTGCTGGCCGACGCCATCGAGCGGATCCACCTGGAAAAGACCGTCAGCAAGCTGTTCGTCTGACGCCCGGTCCCGGTCCTTGACAATCCCCCGGAAAAATGCTTTATTTGGCGGTCTTTGAGGCGGAATGACCGCCGACCCCGTGCCGGACCGCGGCGCGCAGGCGAAAGCCGCGCGGCCGGGCGTTCCGGCGTGTCCCCCGGGGATGGGCCGCGGCACCCGGTGCCGACGGCCGACGACGCACACGACATCTGGTGGAGGCTGCTGCCATGGCTCTGATCGACATGACCGTCTATCCCCGGACGACCTCCGGCAAGAACGCGAACCGCCGGACGCGCGCGTCCGGCCGCACGCCCGCCGTGGTCTACGGCAACAACCGCGAGCAGGCGAGCAACCTGGAGTTCGATACCGTCCAGTTCGAGCGCATCCTCGACACGCACGGCGGCCAGAACCTCATGTTCTCCCTGAAGGTCGAGGGCACCGGCGAGTCCTTCGTGGCCGTGATGCGCGACCTGCAGCAGCACCCGGTGAGCGACATGGTCTACCACTGCGACCTGCTGGAGATCCCGCTGGACGTCCCGCTGACCCTCGAGGTCGGCCTGAACATCCACGGCGAGATGAACAAGCTGGTGCGCGCTGGCGATGCCATCGTGGACGTGGTGCGGCGCACCGTCGAGATCGAATGCCTGCCGCGCGACGTGCCCGCGCACCTGGACGTCGACTACACCGAGCTGAAGATCGGCGACAAGCTGACCGTGCGGAACCTCGTCCTGGAGAAGGGCCGGATCCTCACCGACGCCGACGAGATCATCCTCAAGCTGAACACCCACACCTTCATCGAGGCCGTCGCGGCGCCCACCGAGGGCGAGGCCGCCGTCGTTCCCGAGAAGAAGGACGACGCGAAGTAGGCGCTTCCGGCCGACGCGCCGGTGCGGGATCACGGCGGGGCGGCTGCGGCCGCCTCGCCGTTCGCGTTGCGGCCCCGCCGCGCGCCTGAAGGGGGTCGGACTTGCAACTGGTCGTGGGCCTGGGCAATCCCGGCGAACGCTACGCCTGGACGCGGCACAATCTCGGCTTCCTCGTGCTGGATGCCCTGGCCGCCCGCGCGCGGCTGCGCTTCGGACCCGTGCGCGACGGTTGCGCGACGGCGGCGGGCAGGCTCGGGGCGGGCGAGGTCGTCCTGGTCAAGCCGGTGCTCTACATGAACCGCAGCGGCGAGGCGCTGGCGGCCAGGGCCCGCGCCGAAGGCTGGTCGCTGCAAGCCGAAGCCCCGCCGCCGGAGTCGGCAGGGGAA contains:
- the ispE gene encoding 4-(cytidine 5'-diphospho)-2-C-methyl-D-erythritol kinase yields the protein MTVAAPAKVNLHLEVLRARADGYHEIETILQTVSLCDEVRVDLRDRGAGGPPRISLSVEPFGTAPESSLNLAWQAAELFCRTCGLGGELGLKLIKRIPAEAGLGGGSSDAAAVLVACNRLYGTGLSPERLEELGAELGSDVPFFIRGGTQVARGRGTDLQALPAITKGKFLIVKPDIALRTSDVYAGLNMGLTLRSPKVNIRTVEALIARFPTGSWFGANRLEDVVLPTQPALQRLVQSLRENATVALMCGSGSAVFAVYGDGRRRELARQEAVQPGWNAWDVDPWPGGVRVRDDADRE
- the spoVG gene encoding septation regulator SpoVG, encoding MEITEIRITLRDDEKLRGFASITLDNSFVVRGLKIIEGATGMFVAMPNRRRKDGTFQDIAHPINMSTREWMENLIIAAYKQELQRAERGEVPILSGRHEDSALEESF
- a CDS encoding ribose-phosphate pyrophosphokinase produces the protein MNELVLISGNAHRGMGEQIAAHLEKSLLSVEVARFSDGEINIKIKENIRGTDVFIIQPTQPPAENMMELLLLIDAVRRASCRRVTAVLPYFGYARQDRKDQPRVPIGARLMANLITTAGADRVLTIDLHAPQIQGFFDIPLDHLYSAPVLLEHFKDRSRENLAVVAPDVGSIKMARSFAKRLEAPLSVIDKRRPRPNEAVVMNFIGDVRGMDVIIFDDMIDTAGTITQAADVCVQNGAASVTACATHPIFSGQALERLAASSVSEVVVSNTLPFSRGAECPKVKVLDLSGLLADAIERIHLEKTVSKLFV
- a CDS encoding 50S ribosomal protein L25 encodes the protein MALIDMTVYPRTTSGKNANRRTRASGRTPAVVYGNNREQASNLEFDTVQFERILDTHGGQNLMFSLKVEGTGESFVAVMRDLQQHPVSDMVYHCDLLEIPLDVPLTLEVGLNIHGEMNKLVRAGDAIVDVVRRTVEIECLPRDVPAHLDVDYTELKIGDKLTVRNLVLEKGRILTDADEIILKLNTHTFIEAVAAPTEGEAAVVPEKKDDAK